Below is a window of Streptomyces sp. NBC_01429 DNA.
CGCACCTCGGTGAACGCGCCGTACGGTCCCTCCGCCCAGACCCGGGTACCGGGCCTGAGCCGGGCCAGCGCGCCGCTGTGGTCGCCCGAGTCCTTCACGGTGATGCGCAGCCGACGGTCCCGCATCGGTGCGGACAGGGAGTACGGGTTGGCACTAGCCCAGAGCCCGGGGGCGAGGAAGCGCCAGCGGAAAAACTGGCCCGGCAGCGCGCCCAGTTCACCGAGACGCTCGCCGGTCAGATGGACGGAGACGACGCCCGGCGCCTCGGGGACGACCTGGGTGACGCGCAGCCGGTGGCGCAGGTTGCGCCGTACGGGCGTCAGGAAGCGGTACCAGAGGATCAGGGCCGCCGCCCCCAGGTAGAGGGCGTACCAGGCGAGTTGGGCGGCGCGGTTGCCCACGAGGTCGGCGCCGTTGCTCAGTTGGTGGGAGAAGGCGAGGAACACCGCTAGGTACGTGGCGAGGTGGAGGTGGTGCCAGGTCTCGTAGCGCAGTCTGCGGCGGGCGGCCCGCGCCGACACGAACGCGGTGCCTATCAGCAGCAGGGTGGCGGCGGTGGCCTTGAGCATGTCGGGGTAGTGCAGGACGAGCGTGGTCGTCTGGTCCACCACACCGGTGTGCGTGGTGAGGGAGTAGCCCCAGATGATCAGTACGACATGGGCGACGACCAGCGAGATCGTGTACCGGCCGCCCATCGCGTGCCAGCGCGCCAGCCAGTCGCTGCCGATGCTGTGGTCGAGGAGCGGGACACGCGCCATCAGCGCCACCAGCACGGCGCACGCGTACCCCGCCAGCAGCCCGGTGATCCGCCCCGCGTCCGTCAGCCAGCCGGCCGCGCCCACCACCGATGCCGTGTCGCTCCACCACAGACCGAGCACCCCGGCCGCTCCGCCCCAGATCACGCACAGCACCAGCGGCGGTACGAGCGAACGCGGCCGGCCGGACAGTCGTGGTCCCCGACGCGGGGCGCGGTCCGTACCGTGGCGCGCGTGGGTTCCGGTACTCATGGGGGCCTCTCTTCGGCGGTGGTGGACCGCCAGCGTCGCAACGCGACCTCTGAGGACTCTCTGAAGCCGGCCGCCCCGGCGCGGATTGAGAGGAAACTCAGAGCGAGCCCAGAGCCGGACCTGCCTACCCGCAGGGGATGCTGGACACATCATGGACAACCACCACACACCGCGCCGTCTGCTCGGCGGGGACGGCAAGCCCGTACGGATCCTGGTCGTGGACGACGAGCCCGACCTCACCGAGGTCCTCTCCGGTGTCCTGACGGCCGAGGGCTGGCAGGTCCGCACCGCGGGCGACGGCGCCTCCGCCCTCGCCGAGGCCCGTGCCTTCCGTCCGCACGCGGTCGTCCTGGACTGGATGCTGCCGGACACGGACGGCCTGCGCCTGCTGCGCGCGCTGCGCGCGGAACTGGAGAACGTGTGCGTGCTGTTCCTGACCGCCCGGGACTCCGTCGAGGACCGTATCGCGGGCATCACGGCGGGCGGCGACGACTATGTGACCAAGCCGTTCAGCCTGGAGGAGGTGCTGGCCCGGCTGCGCGGCCTGCTGCGCCGCGCGGGCGTGGCGCGCGAGCCGGCAGGGGATCTGCTGGTGGTGGGTGATCTGGTGATGGACGAGGAGGCCAGGGAAGTGACCCGTGGCGGGGATCTCGTCGATCTGTCCCGTACCGAGTTCGAACTGCTCCGGTTCCTGATGCGCAATCCCCGCCGTGTGCTGTCCAAGTCGCGGATCCTCGACCGGGTCTGGTCGTACGACTTCGGCGGCCAGGCGCATGTCGTCGAGCTCTACATCAGCTATCTGCGCAAGAAGATCGACGCGGGACGCCCGCCGATGATCCACACCGTGCGCGGTGTGGGATACGTGCTCAAGCCGGGACCCCGGTGAGACGCCTCCTCCCGCGTACCCTGCGCGGCCAGCTGACCACCGGGCTCGTCGCGCTGCTCGCGCTGGCGTGTCTGGCGGTGGGCGTCACCACGGTCGTCGCGCTCGAAGGGTTTCTCGTCCGCCGGCTCGACCAGCAGCTCGCCGCGTCGGGCGGACGGTTCGCTGCCAGCCTGGAGCACGAGAGCAGGCCGGACGCCGACAACCGGCCCGACACCCGCGGGCAGTCGGAAGGCACGTTCGGAGCGCGGCTGCTGGGCGGCAGCGCCACCCAGGCGGCCGTCGTCAAGGACGAGGCGGACAGCCCGGTGCCGCTCACCTCCGGCGACCGCCGGGCCCTGGCCGCGCTGCCCGTCGACGGGAGAGGGCACACGCTGCGGCTGTCCGCCCTGGGCGCGTACCGGCTCTCGGCCGTCGCCGGCGACGACAAGGACGTCCTGGTCACCGGCCTGCCGCTGCGTCCCGTCGAGGAGACGGTGCACCGTCTCGAAGGGGTCGAGGCGGCGGTCTTCGGTATCGCGCTCGCCGTCACCGGTACGGCCGCGGCGCTGTGGGTACGGTTCTCGCTGCGCCCTCTGCGCAGAGTTACCGCCACCGCCATGAGTGTCGCCGAACGGCCGCTCGCCGGCGGGGATGTCGCCATGCCCGCCCCTGTCGCGGTCACCGACCCGCGCACCGAGGTCGGCCGGGTCGGCACCGCCGTGAACCGCATGATCGGCCACGTCGGCGATGCCCTGGAGCGGCGCCAGGCCAGCGAGGAACGGCTGCGGCACTTCGCCGCCGACGCCAGCCACGAACTGCGCACCCCGGTGGCCAACATCCGCGGTCACGCGGAACTCGCCCTGCGCCACGAAGGGCCCGTACCGCCCGGGGTCCGGCGGGCGCTGGACCGTATCCAGGCCGAATCGGAACGCATGAGCCGACTCGTGGACGACCTGCTCCTGCTCGCCCGCATCGACGCGGGCCGCGCCCTCGACCACGGCCCGGTGGATCTCACCCGGCTGGTGCTCGACGCCACGGACGACGCACGGGCCGCGGGCCCTGACCACCGGTGGCTGCTCGACCTGCCGCAGGACGCGGTGCTCGTCGAGGGAGACGAACACCGCCTTCAGCAGGCCATCGGCAACCTCCTCGCCAACGCCCGCTCCCACACCCCCGCCGGCACCGAGGTCTCCGTCCGGCTGACCGCCGGCCCGGACGCCGTCCGGCTGACTGTGGCGGACAACGGCCCCGGCATCCCCGAGGAGCTCCGGCCCGAGGTCTTCGGCCGGTTCGTACGGGCCGACCACAGCCGCTCCCGCACGGGCGGCAGCACCGGGCTGGGGCTCGCCATCGTCCACGCGGTGGTGGCCGCCCACCACGGCACGATCCAGGTGGAGAGCGTCCCCGGACACACCGTGTTCACCCTGACACTCCCGCCGCCGCTGGCTGACATGTGACCGCTCAGGTGCCGGGCAGGGCGAGCCTGCGCACGGTGCCCGGAGCGACGGTGAACCCTCGGCCCGCGAGCATGACGTGGACGGGATCCTCGGCCGAGTCCGGTACGCCGATGCTGACCCGCTGTGTGCCGATGAGCAGGTCGACGTTCCAGTGGTTGCGGTAGCGGATCGCGACCCGGAACTTCGACAGCTGGGGCAGGGGTGCCGGGTCCAGCCACAGGGCGTTGTCGCGGGTCTCCAGACCGGTCAGGCCGCGCTGTACGAAGTCGAGGGTGCCGGCCATCGCGCCGAGGTGGATGCCTTCCTGCGTGGTGCCTCCCTGGACATCGGCCACGTCCCCGGTGAGGGCCTCCTCGGCGTAGGTCCATGCTTCGTCCCTGTGGACCCGGGCCAGTACCCACGCGTGGACCAGGGCGCTGAGCGTCGAGCCGTGGCTGGTGCGGCGCAGGTAGTAGTCGACGGTGTTCCGCCAGGTGTCGTCGTCGAGCCGGTGGCCGAGTTGCTCGAAGAGTCCGGCGAGTTCGGCCGGTGAGAAGAGATAGCCGAGCATCAGCACATCGGCCTGTTTGGACGCTTTGTAGCGGTTGACGGTGTCGCCCTCGGCCTCCAGGAGGCGGTCGAGGCGCCGGATGTCCCCGTACCGCTTCCGGTACCTGTCCCAGTCGAGTTCGGTGAGGTCCTCGTATCCGGCGAACTGGCTGATGACACCGGAGTGGTACGGCACGTGGAGCCGGTGGGCGACCTCCTCCCAGCGGTCCGGTTCCGCCGGGTCGATCCGCAGATGTTCGAAGAGCTGCTGGCGCCTCGGGACAGGAAGCGCGCGGGACAGTTCCAGGGCCCGGGACAGTACCCAGGCGGCGGTGACGTTCGTGTAGGTGTTGTCGTCGAGGCCGGGAGCGGCGGCGCCGGGAAGGGCGTCGTGGTACTCGTCGGGGCCGACGACACCACGGATCCGGTACCGGCCGAGCGAGGGGTCCCACTCCGCGCGGCTCGCCCAGAAGCGGGCGATCTGGAGCAGCGTCTCGGCGCCCTTGGTGTGCAGGAACTCGGTGTCGCCGCTGGCCTGGCAGTACTGCCACACGTTGTACGCGACCGCCGAGCCGACATGGTGCTGCAACCGGGAGTGGTCCGGAAGCCAGCGCCCCGAGCGCGGGTTGAGATGCAGCTCGGGTGTCTCCTCGCGGCCGTCGCTCCCGCTCTGCCACGGATACATGGCGCCGCTGTGGCCTGCCGCGCGCGCCGCGCGGCAGGCGGCGCCGAGACGCCGGTGGCGGTAGTGGAGCAGGCCCCGGGAGACCTCGGGGAAGTGCAGGTTCAGGAAGGGCAGGACGAACAGTTCGTCCCAGAAAACATGGCCCCGGTATGCCTCGCCGTGCAACCCTCGCGCGGGCACGCCGGCATCCAGTTCGGCGGTGTGCG
It encodes the following:
- a CDS encoding response regulator transcription factor, coding for MDNHHTPRRLLGGDGKPVRILVVDDEPDLTEVLSGVLTAEGWQVRTAGDGASALAEARAFRPHAVVLDWMLPDTDGLRLLRALRAELENVCVLFLTARDSVEDRIAGITAGGDDYVTKPFSLEEVLARLRGLLRRAGVAREPAGDLLVVGDLVMDEEAREVTRGGDLVDLSRTEFELLRFLMRNPRRVLSKSRILDRVWSYDFGGQAHVVELYISYLRKKIDAGRPPMIHTVRGVGYVLKPGPR
- a CDS encoding ferredoxin reductase family protein; this translates as MSTGTHARHGTDRAPRRGPRLSGRPRSLVPPLVLCVIWGGAAGVLGLWWSDTASVVGAAGWLTDAGRITGLLAGYACAVLVALMARVPLLDHSIGSDWLARWHAMGGRYTISLVVAHVVLIIWGYSLTTHTGVVDQTTTLVLHYPDMLKATAATLLLIGTAFVSARAARRRLRYETWHHLHLATYLAVFLAFSHQLSNGADLVGNRAAQLAWYALYLGAAALILWYRFLTPVRRNLRHRLRVTQVVPEAPGVVSVHLTGERLGELGALPGQFFRWRFLAPGLWASANPYSLSAPMRDRRLRITVKDSGDHSGALARLRPGTRVWAEGPYGAFTEVRRRSPKVLLLAGGVGITPLRALFETLPGEVTLVYLARRPEDLALRGELDAIAAARGATVHCFVSEPAAHSLPLTARALNALVPDLAAHEVYLCGPPGMTDAAKRALHRAGLRRRHIHHESFEF
- a CDS encoding sensor histidine kinase — its product is MRRLLPRTLRGQLTTGLVALLALACLAVGVTTVVALEGFLVRRLDQQLAASGGRFAASLEHESRPDADNRPDTRGQSEGTFGARLLGGSATQAAVVKDEADSPVPLTSGDRRALAALPVDGRGHTLRLSALGAYRLSAVAGDDKDVLVTGLPLRPVEETVHRLEGVEAAVFGIALAVTGTAAALWVRFSLRPLRRVTATAMSVAERPLAGGDVAMPAPVAVTDPRTEVGRVGTAVNRMIGHVGDALERRQASEERLRHFAADASHELRTPVANIRGHAELALRHEGPVPPGVRRALDRIQAESERMSRLVDDLLLLARIDAGRALDHGPVDLTRLVLDATDDARAAGPDHRWLLDLPQDAVLVEGDEHRLQQAIGNLLANARSHTPAGTEVSVRLTAGPDAVRLTVADNGPGIPEELRPEVFGRFVRADHSRSRTGGSTGLGLAIVHAVVAAHHGTIQVESVPGHTVFTLTLPPPLADM
- a CDS encoding glycoside hydrolase family 65 protein, whose amino-acid sequence is MTMGAWEWTYEGYEPQDERLREALCTLGNGYVATRGAASESPSGPAHYPGTYVAGCYDRLVSTVAGRQVENEDMVNLPDWLPLRYRIRPDAGPPGPWLSPDSTELVAHRQTLDLRHGTLTRRSLYTDPAGRRLTVEQCRLVHMGDPHLAAHRTSFTAEGWSGAVEVESRLDGDVRNAGVARYGALAQRHLTDWRTGGEHSSTDDTGGDTVWLRCRTGESGIRIALAAHTLAPGHPRLPIRTGLRERQTVQTLMIPVVGGESVSVDKTVALYTSRDPAIGSPRQAALAAVRNAPAFPALLASHHRAWEDIWRQATLDVPGEAGRILRLHLFHVLQTLSPHTAELDAGVPARGLHGEAYRGHVFWDELFVLPFLNLHFPEVSRGLLHYRHRRLGAACRAARAAGHSGAMYPWQSGSDGREETPELHLNPRSGRWLPDHSRLQHHVGSAVAYNVWQYCQASGDTEFLHTKGAETLLQIARFWASRAEWDPSLGRYRIRGVVGPDEYHDALPGAAAPGLDDNTYTNVTAAWVLSRALELSRALPVPRRQQLFEHLRIDPAEPDRWEEVAHRLHVPYHSGVISQFAGYEDLTELDWDRYRKRYGDIRRLDRLLEAEGDTVNRYKASKQADVLMLGYLFSPAELAGLFEQLGHRLDDDTWRNTVDYYLRRTSHGSTLSALVHAWVLARVHRDEAWTYAEEALTGDVADVQGGTTQEGIHLGAMAGTLDFVQRGLTGLETRDNALWLDPAPLPQLSKFRVAIRYRNHWNVDLLIGTQRVSIGVPDSAEDPVHVMLAGRGFTVAPGTVRRLALPGT